tatttaactaggcaagtcagttaacccgatgacgctgggccaattgtgcgccgccctatgggactcccaatcacagccggtagTGATACAGCCTGGCTATGTTTTATGATAATGTTATTACGcaaaacacagggctctatgtattactgtagtaggactactgtatacaaaacacagggctctatgtattactgtagtagacctactgtatacaaaacacagggctctatgtattactgtagtagacctactgtatacaaaacacagggctctatgtattactgtagtaggactactgtatacaaaacacagggctctatgtattactgtagtagacctactgtatacaaaacacagggctctatgtattactgtagtagacctactgtatacaaaacacagggctctatgtattactgtagtagacctactgtatacaaaacacagggctctatgtattactgtagtagacctactgtatacaaaacacagggctctatgtattactgtagtagacctactgtatacaaaacacagggctctatgtattactgtagtaggcctactgtatacaaaacacagggctctatgtattactgtagtaggcctactgtatacaaaacacagggctctatgtattactgtagtaggcctactgtatacaaaacacagggctctatgtATTACTATAGGAGACctactgtatacaaaacacagggctctatgtattactgtagtaggcctactgtatacaaaacacagggctctatgtattactgtagtagacctactgtatacaaaacacagggctctatgtATTGCTGTAGTAGGACTAGTGTATACAACACACAGGGCTCTATGTATTACTgtagtagacctactgtatacaaaacacagggctctatgtATTGCTGTAGTAGGCcactgtatacaaaacacagggctctatgtgttactgtagtagacctactgtatacaaaacacagggctctatgtattactgtagtaggcctactgtatacaaaacacagggctctatgtATTACTATAGGAGACctactgtatacaaaacacagggctctatgtattactgtagtaggcctactgtatacaaaacacagggctctatgtattactgtagtagacctactgtatacaaaacacagggctctatgtATTGCTGTAGTAGGACTAGTGTATACAACACACAGGGCTCTATGTATTACTgtagtagacctactgtatacaaaacacagggctctatgtattgctgtagtaggcctactgtatacaaaacacagggctctatgtgttactgtagtagacctactgtatacaaaacacagggctctatgtattactgtagtaggcctactgtatacaaaacacagggctctatgtATTACTATAGGAGACctactgtatacaaaacacagggctctatgtattactgtagtagacctactgtatacaaaacacagggctctatgtattattgtagtaggcctactgtatacaaaacacagggctctatgtattactgtagtagacctactgtatacaaaacacagggctctatgtattactgtagtagacctactgtatacaaaacacagggctctatgtattactgtagtaggactactgtatacaaaacacagggctctatgtATTACTGTAGTAGGACTACTGTATACAACATGTTCTCATTTTCAATCTGATAGAACAGGAGTTTGAGAATATACAGATAAATTCGATAACATTGCTTCTACCTAATTTCTTATGACAACAATGAGAATTACACTACAACTTTGAACAAACCTTATAGATTTCCCTTTTACTCTGGTTCTTCTTGATGTTATGAAGATAAACCTTCATGGTAACATTAGTTATGTTTGTTACATTCGTAATGTTTTGTATTCTGTTCTTGTAATGAAAGTACTTTCAGAACCAAATGAACAAGAAAAAATATTCTAAaagtattttatacattttttatgagGTTTCTATTTCTCCCATTCTTGTTTTTTTCAGCCATGGCCATCAGTGACCCGTTCTTCAGCGGTAACCAGTCATCCTGGATGTCTTTCCCTCCAGTCAGCATCAGACACAGGACAGACCTCAGGCTGCAGTTCCAGACTCTGTCACCAGAGGGCATCCTCTTCTACACAGCACAGCACCTCAGTGCCCGGGCCGGTAGGAACAACCATTCTATCCCTCTGCTCTGTTTTCATGTCATTTGTGGTTTATAGAAACGTGCTAATAATATAAATACATCCAGAATGACAACAACATTAATGACCATCgtatccctctgtccctctgtggtcATGTCATCCACAGGAGACTTCTTCTGTGTGTCCCTGACATCAGGGTTGGTCCAACTGCGTTACAACCTGGGTTCTGGAACCAACGTGTTACAGTCCACTAACAGAGTGGACATCAGCGGAGGGACCTGGCACACGGtaccatgtcaaatcaaatcacattttatttgtcacatgctccgaatataacaggtgtagatcttacagtgaaatgcttacttacaagcccttaaccaacaatgcagctgTAAGCGAAAAAAgtcacaatagcacaattggttaggtgGCCGTATAacagcagccatctcctcctGCCCCATTATGTTCTTACACCTGTACAGAACAGACCGGAACATTCCAGCTGCGTTTGTGCTGAAAACACATCAGATATTTACAGGATCTGGCTAAATaattagaaaacacacacacgcaattcATATTTTCTGTTAAGGTTTGATGTTTTTAATCATTCCAGGTGAGGACAGGCAGGACGGGCCACCAGGGGTTCCTGGTTCTGGACGGGCTGGAGGTGAAGCAGAACGACACCGAGGGAGGGATGTCCACTCTGGACGTGGCCACGGACCTCTTCGTCGGCGGGGTCTCCGACCTGAGCTCCATCTCTACGTTCTCCGTGGAGAACGAGCCTGTGGGTTTTACCGGAGGCGTGAGAGAGCTCGTCTTAAACGGACACGACTTTGACCTGACGGAGACAGGGGCCCTGGGAGGGGCCAACGTGGGCGACTGGGACGGGACGGCGTGCGGGTACAAGGTGTGCCAGAACGGCGGCCTCTGTACTGCGTTGAGCGGCGCCGATTCTGACTCGTTTATGTGCACCTGCCCTCCTCGGTGGACGGGTCCTGTGTGTAACCAGTCGGTGTATTGTGTCAATAACCTGTGTCAACATGAGTCATTGTGTTTCTCTGATCTTGTGACTGGCTCATACGACTGTTTCTGTCCTCTCGGGTGGGAGGGGAGGTACTGCGATAAGCAGGTAGGCCTATCCATGACCACTCTGAAGTTCGTTGGGAAATCATATCTGAAATACAGGGATCCTAAATTCAACACAAGAAATCTGAGGTACACGCAGGTTGCGTTTAACTTTACAGCAAGCGGGAACGAAGGGTTGATTCTGTGGATGGGAAGAGCGGAGCACGATGACGACGACTACCTTGCTGTCGGGCTTCAGGAGGGGCACCTCAAAATCGCAGTCAACCTCGGAGAGAGGCTCTCCCTCCCGCTCACCTTCAGAAACGTCACGTTGTGTTGCAACAAATGGCAttacttatctctctctctgaacagtaCCCTTATTCAGGTGTTCCTGGGTGACCAGAGGGTCCTTTTCGAAGACGTGGACCCCTTCGAGCGTTACGTTGCCATGAATTACGGGGGTCTGTTGTACTTGGGAGGGTTCGAGTTGCACAGGAACATCTCAACAGTGACGTCTGGGCTGTTTACCAAAGGGTTTGTGGGAGATCTTAAAGATGTGCGTTTGTATCAGGACCCCAGACAACTACAGTTCCTGCAAAACAGCAAAGGATTTAATGTTCACAAAAGTAATGAGTAGTTCTGTAACTTGTGAAAATAGGTGATTAATGTGTTGTGATACCAAGAAATTCATAGAATTGGTTTCTAGAATGTAATAATTTAAGTTCTTTATACACTATTTGTTTGGCAATCCAAGTTGTATTCATTATggaagaaaacagagaggacaactTCCTGGAATTGTTAATAAGCGTTTGTGTTGTTTTAAATCCATTGTGTGCCCTGATGAACACAACTCTGTTGAAACTGCCAACTCCTCAGTAGAtggtttataccctgagtattccaaacattaagaacaccttcctaatatagaGTTGCTCCCCTCCCTttaaccctcagaacagcctcaattctttgaggcatggactctacaaggtgtcgaaagcattccacagggatgctggcccatgattcccacagttgtgtcaagtggctggatgtcctttggctggtggaccatttttgatacacacaggaaactgttgagcatgataaccccagcagcattgcagttcttgacacactcaaactgacaCCTGCTACACCATTCAAAGGCACAAATCTTTAGTCTTGCCTATTCATCCTCAATGGcccacacaatccatgtctcaaataaTGTCtcctacactgattgaagagaaactcaataagggatcatagctttcacctggtcagtctatgtcatggaaagagcaggtgttcttaatgttttgtgaaaTATAGTTTTCATAATATACATTCCTCTTCTCAACAATAAGATCACCTTTATTACCAGCTGTACATGAACACAGTGCAGAAGGCACACTTGATTTCAGAATGTACATGACAAGCCAAAATGTACATAGACAATATTTGTCGatagaaaaaaaacaatttctgtatagcaatttaaaaaaataaaatgcaaaAAACAAAATAAGAGAAGCTGCTTTAattaaaatgttgttgttttctgCTACTCAAATGGTTAGTTTCTCTCCGCTGTATTAAATTCATGTCATACTGTTGAAGTGACCAgaactttccctccatctctactcCAACAGCCTGTTATTTTGTGTTTCATGCTATAGAAAACATTCAAAGAATAGTTCAGCGATTTTACATATTAAGATTTGTTTCTTTACGCTGAAAACAATCTATGGACAAGGGGAGCGACTACAATCCACACTAAGTATTAGCAACATTAGCGGTTTGGGATCATTTCCCTGTCTAAGTCAATCTAGCATGTGTTAACATGCCCAAATCATTGCTGCCTCCTTATCCATAGACTGCTTTTAAAAGGTATGGAAACATATGTGAAATCATTGAGCTATTCCTTTAACCACTTGTTGTGATCCATATCAGAGCACATAATGCTCAGTGCACCAAGTCACCATGTGACACGcagaatacagaaatatacagtaAAATTAACACTTAAAAAAACAGGAGATTTTCAAAAGGTGAAATATCACCTCAAAGCCTTAACGGTTGGTTTTTAAGAAAGCAGATCTCAGAATGTGTTAATAATCCTACTGAAAGTGTTGACCTCTACTGTATTTTAAAAATAACATATAAAAAGGGACAATGCCACTAAAACTGTTGTAGGGTagaccatctcagggtggggTAGTACAAAAGAAAACTCATGAGTGACTGTCTTTGGAACTTCTCCTCGATTTCTCATAATCAGAGTCTCTCCTGCTGTGTTTGTGACGGTTCCCGTGGTCACCGTCGCTGTGGTGACGTTCTTTCCTCCTCTCGCTGTGACCGTGGCGCTGGTCTTTAGAGTGGTGCCGGCTCCCTCTGTGGTGAGAAGAAGAGTCTTTactccggtctctctctctgctccggcTTCTGTCACCTTTCTTTCCCCTCTCTTGGCTGTGGTTCCGGCTCTTCTCTCCGTGACGGGACTCACTGTGGTGCCGGTGCCTCCCGTACTGGTCCCTGTCCTCCTTCTTGTGGCCCGACCCGGGCTGCCTGTCCCAGGGGTCACTGTACAGAAGCCTCTCTGCTGCCCCCTTCTGGTCCTCTTTGGCAGCGGCGGATGGGGGCGGGTTCAGGTTGGGATTGGACGACTCAGCGGAGGCAAACCTCTGAGGGTCACCACCGTAAGCTAACGGTAGCCCCCCGGGGAAAGAGTTGGGAGATGTGGGTCCTGGACCA
This genomic window from Salvelinus fontinalis isolate EN_2023a unplaced genomic scaffold, ASM2944872v1 scaffold_0294, whole genome shotgun sequence contains:
- the LOC129845399 gene encoding basic proline-rich protein-like, which produces MTEEPTAVQSAGSQGHPQPVPVLTTRKYRPMAAQHGYPSHHHQTDYRRPPPPNHGPLQVGPYGPIPLQPGGPPVDFQYQPAPPVPPFGNTAPPHFQHPPQLPTNFSYPTGPPPPMMYPPPHDPQMQNHAGITQWAQPGPGPTSPNSFPGGLPLAYGGDPQRFASAESSNPNLNPPPSAAAKEDQKGAAERLLYSDPWDRQPGSGHKKEDRDQYGRHRHHSESRHGEKSRNHSQERGKKGDRSRSRERDRSKDSSSHHRGSRHHSKDQRHGHSERRKERHHSDGDHGNRHKHSRRDSDYEKSRRSSKDSHS